One window of Acipenser ruthenus chromosome 52, fAciRut3.2 maternal haplotype, whole genome shotgun sequence genomic DNA carries:
- the LOC131722971 gene encoding tripartite motif-containing protein 16-like protein isoform X2, translating into MTHLAFERGGSRNNNSAVFTWLDKDHKNHDTVSAEAERSVKQKQLGETQTEIQQRIQERLKEIEDLKQAVESLKRSACIEIKESEKIFTELIRSIEKIHTEVIELIGANEKAAVNQAEGHMKKLEQEIAELRRRNTELKQLSETEDHIHFLQNFQSLCAPPEAGDLPSVTVNTDISFGAVRKAVSELKDHIEDFCKGELVKITTTVNETAFYTVGSRSSDRRFKVNEVAVYSLQAPEQRNRAEFLKYSCQLTLHPNTAYRELCLSEGNRKVTRRRETQRYCHHPETFDSWPQVLCREGLSGTRCYWEIEWRGGGAYIGVTYKGISRKGGDHSCLLGFNDKSWSVYCSDSSYTARHNNNQTAITAPRSPRIGVYLDFNAGTLSFYGVSDTMTLLHRFQTTFTEPLYPGFRLHYYDSTVTICQLN; encoded by the exons ACAAGGATCACAAGaaccatgatacagtctcagctgaagcagaaaggagtgtgaaacag aagcagctgggagagacacagacagaaatacaacagagaatccaggagagactgaaagaaattgaggatctgaaacaggctgtggagtcactgaaa agatctgcatgcatagaaataaaggaaagtgagaagatctttactgagctgatccgatccattgagaagatccacactgaggttattgagctgattggagctaacgagaaggctgcagtgaatcaggctgaaggacacatgaagaaactggagcaggagattgctgagctaaggaggagaaacactgagctgaaacagctttcagagacagaggatcacatccattttctacag aatttccagtctctctgtgcccctcctgaagctggagacttacccagcgttactgtcaatacagacatctcttttggggctgtgaggaaagctgtatctgaacttaaagaccatattgaggacttctgcaagggggaattagtcaaaataaccacaacag tgaatGAAACTGCATTTTATACCGTGGGGTCTAGGAGCAGTGACAGACGTTTCAAAG tgaatgaagttgcagtttacagtctgcaggctccagagcaaaggaacagagctgagtttttaaaat attcctgtcagctcacactgcaCCCCAACACAGCATATagagagctctgtctgtctgaaggaaACAGAAAGGTGACTCGGAGGAGAGAGACCCAGCGATATTGTCATCACCCAGAGACATTTGATAGCTggccccaagtgctttgcagagagggtttgtctgggactcgctgttactgggagattgagtggagggggggaggggcttatataggagtcacatataaaggaatcagcaggaaaggaggggatcATTCCTGTCtccttggattcaatgacaagtcctggagtgtgtactgctctgattccagttacactgcccggcacaataacaatcaaactgcaataactgccccccgctcccccagaataggagtgtatctggactttaatgccggcacgctgtccttttatggcgtctctgacacaatgaccctcctgcacagattccaaaccacattcactgagccgctctatcctgggtttaggcTTCATTATTATGATtccactgtaacaatctgccagctgaactag